In one Bombyx mori chromosome 22, ASM3026992v2 genomic region, the following are encoded:
- the CPR98 gene encoding cuticular protein RR-2 motif 98 precursor, with translation MFSKIVVLCALVAVSKAGLLAAPVHYSPAEAVSSQSIVRHDQPQLHTAKLAVATPVAYHAAPVAYQAAPVAYHAAPVAYQAAPVAYHTSPLRYSSAESVSSQNIVRHDQPQTIQYAAPVAKLAVAAPVAYHAAPAPVTYHAAPAAVSYHSAPVAKIVAHQAEEIAYPKYEYNYSVADGHSGDNKSQQEVRDGDVVKGSYSFHEADGSIRTVEYTADDHSGFNAVVHNTAPTAAPTHIKAVPALQYYHH, from the exons ATGTTCTCCAAA ATCGTAGTACTGTGCGCTTTGGTCGCGGTGTCGAAAGCTGGACTTCTGGCTGCTCCCGTGCACTACTCTCCCGCTGAAGCCGTTTCTTCCCAAAGCATTGTGCGCCATGACCAGCCTCAGCTCCACACTGCCAAGCTCGCTGTTGCTACCCCTGTAGCCTACCACGCGGCCCCTGTAGCGTACCAGGCTGCCCCAGTTGCCTACCACGCGGCCCCTGTAGCGTACCAGGCCGCCCCAGTTGCCTACCACACTTCTCCACTCCGCTACTCCTCGGCTGAATCTGTCTCGTCCCAAAACATCGTCCGTCATGACCAGCCCCAGACTATCCAATACGCCGCTCCTGTAGCCAAGTTGGCCGTCGCTGCTCCCGTAGCTTACCACGCTGCTCCCGCCCCTGTtacctaccacgccgcccctGCCGCCGTGTCTTACCACTCTGCCCCAGTAGCCAAAATTGTAGCTCACCAAGCTGAGGAAATT GCCTACCCCAAGTACGAGTACAACTACTCCGTAGCTGACGGTCACTCCGGCGACAACAAGTCCCAACAAGAGGTACGCGACGGTGATGTTGTGAAGGGTTCATACTCTTTCCACGAAGCTGACGGCTCTATCAGAACTGTTGAATACACCGCTGACGACCACAGCGGCTTCAACGCGGTCGTCCACAACACCGCCCCCACAGCCGCCCCTACTCACATCAAGGCTGTGCCCGCTCTTCAGtactaccaccactaa
- the CPR99 gene encoding cuticular protein RR-2 motif 99 precursor (The RefSeq protein has 1 substitution compared to this genomic sequence), whose product MFSKIVVLCALVAVSKAGLLAAPVHYSPAEAVSSQSIVRHDQPQLHAAKLAVATPVAYHAAPVAYQAAPVAYHAAPVAYQAAPVAYHTSPLRYSSAESVSSQNIVRHDQPQTIQYAAPVAKLAVAAPVAYHAAPAPVTYHAAPAAVSYHSAPVAKIVAHQAEEIAYPKYEYNYSVADGHSGDNKSQQEVRDGDVVKGSYSFHEADGSIRTVEYTADDHSGFNAVVHNTAPTAAPTHIKAVPALQYYHH is encoded by the exons ATGTTCTCCAAA ATCGTAGTACTGTGTGCTTTGGTCGCGGTGTCGAAAGCTGGACTTCTGGCTGCTCCCGTGCACTACTCTCCCGCTGAAGCCGTTTCTTCCCAAAGCATTGTGCGCCATGACCAGCCTCAGCTCCACGCTGCCAAGCTCGCTGTTGCTACCCCTGTAGCCTACCACGCGGCCCCTGTAGCGTACCAGGCCGCCCCAGTTGCCTACCACGCGGCCCCTGTAGCGTACCAGGCCGCCCCAGTTGCCTACCACACTTCTCCACTCCGCTACTCCTCGGCTGAATCTGTCTCGTCCCAAAACATCGTCCGTCATGACCAGCCCCAGACTATCCAATACGCCGCTCCTGTAGCCAAGTTGGCCGTCGCTGCTCCCGTAGCTTACCACGCTGCTCCCGCCCCTGTtacctaccacgccgcccctGCCGCCGTGTCCTACCACTCTGCCCCAGTAGCCAAAATCGTAGCTCACCAAGCTGAGGAGATT GCCTACCCCAAGTACGAGTACAACTACTCAGTAGCTGATGGTCACTCCGGCGATAACAAGTCCCAACAAGAGGTACGCGACGGTGATGTAGTGAAGGGTTCATACTCTTTCCACGAAGCTGACGGCTCTATCAGAACTGTTGAGTACACCGCTGACGACCACAGCGGCTTCAACGCGGTCGTCCACAACACCGCCCCCACAGCCGCCCCTACTCACATCAAGGCTCTGCCCGCTCTTCAGtactaccaccactaa
- the CPR98 gene encoding cuticular protein RR-2 motif 98 isoform X1: protein MFSKIVVLCALVAVSKAGLLAAPVHYSPAEAVSSQSIVRHDQPQLHTAKLAVATPVAYHAAPVAYQAAPVAYHAAPVAYQAAPVAYHTSPLRYSSAESVSSQNIVRHDQPQTIQYAAPVAKLAVAAPVAYHAAPAPVTYHAAPAAVSYHSAPVAKIVAHQAEEIAYPKYEYNYSVADGHSGDNKSQQEVRDGDVVKGSYSFHEADGSIRTVEYTADDHSGFNAVVHNTAPTAAPTHIKALPALQYYHPTSHSIISVQTYNMFSKIVVLCALVAVSKAGLLAAPVHYSPAEAVSSQSIVRHDQPQLHTAKLAVATPVAYHAAPVAYQAAPVAYHAAPVAYQAAPVAYHTSPLRYSSAESVSSQNIVRHDQPQTIQYAAPVAKLAVAAPVAYHAAPAPVTYHAAPAAVSYHSAPVAKIVAHQAEEIAYPKYEYNYSVADGHSGDNKSQQEVRDGDVVKGSYSFHEADGSIRTVEYTADDHSGFNAVVHNTAPTAAPTHIKAVPALQYYHH, encoded by the exons ATGTTCTCCAAA ATCGTAGTACTGTGCGCTTTGGTCGCGGTGTCGAAAGCTGGACTTCTGGCTGCTCCCGTGCACTACTCTCCCGCTGAAGCCGTTTCTTCCCAAAGCATTGTGCGCCATGACCAGCCTCAGCTCCACACTGCCAAGCTCGCTGTTGCTACCCCTGTAGCCTACCACGCGGCCCCTGTAGCGTACCAGGCTGCCCCAGTTGCCTACCACGCGGCCCCTGTAGCGTACCAGGCCGCCCCAGTTGCCTACCACACTTCTCCACTCCGCTACTCCTCGGCTGAATCTGTCTCGTCCCAAAACATCGTCCGTCATGACCAGCCCCAGACTATCCAATACGCCGCTCCTGTAGCCAAGTTGGCCGTCGCTGCTCCCGTAGCTTACCACGCTGCTCCCGCCCCTGTtacctaccacgccgcccctGCCGCCGTGTCCTACCACTCTGCCCCAGTAGCCAAAATCGTAGCTCACCAAGCTGAGGAGATT GCCTACCCCAAGTACGAGTACAACTACTCAGTAGCTGATGGTCACTCCGGCGATAACAAGTCCCAACAAGAGGTACGCGACGGTGATGTAGTGAAGGGTTCATACTCTTTCCACGAAGCTGACGGCTCTATCAGAACTGTTGAGTACACCGCTGACGACCACAGCGGCTTCAACGCGGTCGTCCACAACACCGCCCCCACAGCCGCCCCTACTCACATCAAGGCTCTGCCCGCTCTTCAGtactaccacc CCACATCACACTCAATCATATCTGTACAAACGTACAACATGTTCTCCAAA ATCGTAGTACTGTGCGCTTTGGTCGCGGTGTCGAAAGCTGGACTTCTGGCTGCTCCCGTGCACTACTCTCCCGCTGAAGCCGTTTCTTCCCAAAGCATTGTGCGCCATGACCAGCCTCAGCTCCACACTGCCAAGCTCGCTGTTGCTACCCCTGTAGCCTACCACGCGGCCCCTGTAGCGTACCAGGCTGCCCCAGTTGCCTACCACGCGGCCCCTGTAGCGTACCAGGCCGCCCCAGTTGCCTACCACACTTCTCCACTCCGCTACTCCTCGGCTGAATCTGTCTCGTCCCAAAACATCGTCCGTCATGACCAGCCCCAGACTATCCAATACGCCGCTCCTGTAGCCAAGTTGGCCGTCGCTGCTCCCGTAGCTTACCACGCTGCTCCCGCCCCTGTtacctaccacgccgcccctGCCGCCGTGTCTTACCACTCTGCCCCAGTAGCCAAAATTGTAGCTCACCAAGCTGAGGAAATT GCCTACCCCAAGTACGAGTACAACTACTCCGTAGCTGACGGTCACTCCGGCGACAACAAGTCCCAACAAGAGGTACGCGACGGTGATGTTGTGAAGGGTTCATACTCTTTCCACGAAGCTGACGGCTCTATCAGAACTGTTGAATACACCGCTGACGACCACAGCGGCTTCAACGCGGTCGTCCACAACACCGCCCCCACAGCCGCCCCTACTCACATCAAGGCTGTGCCCGCTCTTCAGtactaccaccactaa